One part of the Solea solea chromosome 16, fSolSol10.1, whole genome shotgun sequence genome encodes these proteins:
- the smcr8a gene encoding guanine nucleotide exchange protein smcr8a, translating into MIGSPDVVAFTKEDEFGQTSPDPWGLPEEFSIPLYPPADSNPWAKTSFAKFTKDFILISEFSEQVGPQPLLTIPDDPKVCGTFDLNYFSLRIMSVDYQASFVGHPPGSGYPRLSFVEDSRVVLGDSKEGAFAYVHHLTLYDLEARGFVRPFCMAYISADERKIMLQFQEMSLRFSQASECLKAGNRRAFAKELQRKLQDLEYTHSVLQREEGLQREAGPQSMYSAHVVEKANELANVEKSIYEHRDLLRQISSYYCYPRRDPHAVTCQRCMTECLSECEALLDKYAKLANPFSYTAKGRKREDGQGESDGEGGEEDEEGIKRRSSYTPQLIKAKSAKCFDKRLKTLQELCDDTFYEATMELLKETERSFRGDLCYLHTRRLDKALRKKQRVTNFLFEEDLGDDVEDDGGILQPFCAVNHAVENYTLLNPPPIVLGPEPLKLLKPPDSIDPISETSNTLESELGENHLESSLSNQTLETQESSEETKGSFSSDKSGMGPAEKQQSLGSVRSEPPDFDLTPDPDQITDLERESSSEDMETTAGEDEGDNGGDQTPLSFLEVASELEGNSEDDGERFSVTTCEIQSDLLVPIDSACCLAQEGFLYEASAPEADPLQGHSSCSQSSQTLVVNQEPQSLLPLQDDYFVGSPCTQKTVAGLELPIGHFGDAVSRNSFEDGSDCNMSASTGSDRAASPLGYGGMVTLRHRKKAGQGALRFVRQYPFAMQALWCLLSGRTLVVLGADEGRVRRLVAALALFVPGPGKCGERVQAWLCCPFTLTDLQRWKLIGLQRMASPVGSSMLYSLSRYSRYISILDADQKTLRCPAYRGQLLANLADHRTFIRRGSTYFLHTQSTLCHLAAKAFLFTFTHHLHLPVSSTEGPEVVEGRRRCFLQEQLGLGEEDSQILLYLSQLITQRYLQAATGSSEAAPCFSFKYTTSVLYKI; encoded by the exons ATGATAGGATCGCCTGACGTGGTGGCTTTCACTAAAGAGGATGAATTTGGCCAGACAAGTCCTGACCCCTGGGGTCTCCCAGAGGAGTTCTCCATCCCTCTCTATCCTCCGGCTGACTCCAACCCCTGGGCCAAAACCTCCTTTGCCAAGTTCACCAAAGACTTCATCCTCATCTCGGAGTTCTCTGAGCAGGTGGGCCCTCAGCCGCTCCTCACCATCCCAGATGACCCCAAAGTGTGCGGCACATTCGATCTTAACTACTTCTCTCTGCGTATCATGTCAGTGGACTACCAGGCGTCCTTTGTCGGACATCCACCTGGCAGTGGCTACCCAAGACTCAGCTTTGTGGAGGACTCAAGAGTGGTGCTGGGCGACTCCAAGGAGGGGGCATTTGCCTATGTCCACCACCTCACACTTTACGACCTGGAGGCAAGGGGCTTCGTGCGACCTTTCTGCATGGCGTATATTTCGGCAGATGAGAGGAAAATAATGCTGCAATTTCAGGAGATGTCACTCCGTTTCTCGCAGGCCTCTGAGTGTCTTAAGGCTGGTAACAGAAGAGCCTTTGCCAAGGAACTTCAGAGGAAGCTCCAGGACCTGGA GTACACTCACTCTGtgctgcagagagaggagggccTGCAGAGAGAGGCAGGGCCTCAGTCCATGTACTCTGCTCATGTTGTAGAGAAGGCCAATGAGCTGGCCAATGTGGAAAAGAGCATCTATGAACACAGAGACCTGCTGAGACAGATCAGCTCGTACTATTGCTACCCACGCAGAGATCCTCACGCTGTCACATGCCAGAGGTGTATGACTGAGTGCTTGAGTGAGTGCGAGGCGCTGTTGGACAAATATGCCAAGCTTGCCAACCCCTTCAGTTACACGGCCAAAGGAAGGAAGAGGGAAGATGGGCAGGGTGAGAGTGATGGtgaaggaggtgaggaggatgaagagggtATTAAACGCAGGTCATCTTACACGCCCCAGCTGATCAAAGCCAAGTCTGCCAAGTGTTTCGACAAGCGATTGAAGACCCTCCAAGAGCTGTGTGATGACACTTTCTATGAGGCCACCATGGAGCTCctgaaggagacagagaggagtttCCGGGGTGACCTGTGTTACCTTCACACACGCCGCCTGGACAAGGCTTTACGCAAGAAACAGAGAGTtaccaacttcctgtttgaggAGGACCTCGGTGATGATGTGGAGGATGATGGAGGGATATTACAACCGTTCTGTGCTGTCAACCATGCTGTAGAAAACTATACACTCTTAAACCCACCTCCGATTGTACTAGGACCAGAACCTCTAAAGCTACTGAAGCCTCCAGATTCTATAGACCCAATCTCTGAGACCAGCAATACACTGGAGAGTGAGCTTGGGGAAAATCATTTGGAATCCTCCCTCTCAAACCAGACTCTGGAAACCCAGGAGAGCTCAGAGGAGACCAAGGGGAGCTTTAGCAGTGATAAGAGTGGGATGGGTCCAGCAGAGAAGCAACAAAGTCTTGGTAGTGTGAGGTCTGAACCTCCTGATTTTGACTTGACCCCTGACCCTGACCAGATTACTGacttggagagagagagcagcagcgaAGATATGGAAACCACTGCAGGGGAGGATGAGGGTGACAACGGGGGTGACCAGACACCTCTGTCTTTCCTGGAAGTGGCGTCTGAGCTAGAGGGCAATTCGGAGGATGACGGTGAAAGATTTAGTGTTACGACATGTGAAATACAGTCTGACTTGTTGGTTCCAATTGACTCGGCATGTTGTTTGGCTCAAGAGGGTTTCCTTTATGAGGCATCTGCTCCAGAGGCAGATCCTCTTCAGGGTCATAGTTCCTGCAGTCAATCCTCTCAAACCCTGGTGGTCAACCAGGAACCCCAGTCCCTTCTTCCCCTCCAGGATGATTACTTTGTGGGTTCTCcatgcacacaaaaaacagtAGCTGGTCTGGAGCTGCCCATTGGACATTTTGGAGATGCAGTGTCCCGAAATTCATTTGAAGATGGGTCAGACTGCAACATGAGTGCTTCTACAGGGTCTGATCGTGCTGCCTCACCTCTCGGTTATGGGGGGATGGTGACCTTGCGTCACAGGAAAAAAGCTGGCCAAGGAGCTCTGAGGTTTGTGCGACAGTACCCCTTTGCCATGCAAGCTCTGTGGTGCCTGTTGAGTGGCAGAACCCTGGTGGTGCTTGGGGCAGATGAGGGGAGGGTCCGTCGGTTGGTTGCTGCTCTGGCCCTCTTTGTTCCTGGCCCTGGGAAATGTGGAGAGAGGGTTCAAGCCTGGCTGTGCTGCCCATTTACCCTTACTGACCTGCAGAGGTGGAAACTCATTGGATTGCAAAG AATGGCGTCTCCTGTGGGGTCCAGCATGCTTTACTCCCTGTCCCGCTACAGTCGATACATCTCCATCCTTGATGCTGACCAAAAGACCTTGCGCTGCCCCGCGTATCGTGGCCAACTGCTTGCCAACTTAGCCGATCACCGCACCTTCATTCGCCGTGGCTCCACCTACTTCCTTCACACACAGAGCACCCTCTGTCACCTGGCCGCCAAGGCCTTCCTCTTTACTTTcacccaccacctccacctgccTGTCAGCTCCACAGAGGGTCCTGAAGTTGTGGAGGGCAGACGGCGCTGCTTCCTGCAGGAGCAGCTGGGGCTGGGTGAGGAGGACAGCCAGATACTGCTCTACCTCAGCCAGCTTATCACTCAGCGGTACCTACAGGCTGCCACTGGGAGCAGTGAAGCAGCACcgtgttttagttttaaatacaCCACCAGCGTTTTATACAAAATCTAA
- the shmt1 gene encoding serine hydroxymethyltransferase, cytosolic: MSLTNGAGVSKETWESHNKMMLEPLAINDSEVFSIIKKEKHRQTYGLELIASENFASRAVLEALGSCMNNKYSEGYPGQRYYGGTEHVDELERLCQKRALEAYGLDSEKWGVNVQPYSGSPANFAVYTAMVEPHGRIMGLDLPDGGHLTHGFMTEKKKISATSIFFESMPYKVNPETGYIDYDRLQENAKLFHPRLIIAGTSCYSRNLDYPRMRQIANENSAYLMADMAHISGLVAAGVVPSPFEHCDIVSTTTHKTLRGCRAGLIFYRKGVRSVDAKGKETLYNLESLINQAVFPGLQGGPHNHAIAGVAVALKQAMTPEFKAYQQQVLDNCKVLSSALIDHGYKIVTGGSDTHLILLDLRSKGTDGGRAEKVLEACAIACNKNTCPGDKSALRPSGLRFGSPALTSRGLVQDDFRKVAEFIHRAIQLTLELQSSLEPKATLKEFVQALSKDEKFQQRVAEIRAEVEAFSGQFPMPGLPEL; the protein is encoded by the exons ATGTCTTTGACAAACGGCGCCGGTGTGAGCAAAGAAACGTGGGAGTCGCACAACAAAATGATGCTGGAGCCCCTGGCCATCAACGACTCCGAG GTTTTCTCCatcataaaaaaagagaagcacaGGCAGACGTACGGTCTGGAGCTCATCGCGTCTGAGAACTTTGCCAGCAGAGCTGTTCTTGAGGCTCTGGGTTCTTGTATGAACAACAAGTACTCTGAGGGGTATCCTGGACAGAG GTATTATGGCGGCACAGAGCATGTGGATGAGCTGGAGAGGCTTTGTCAGAAGAGGGCGCTGGAGGCCTATGGTCTGGACTCAGAGAAATGGGGTGTGAACGTGCAGCCATACTCAG GTTCGCCTGCTAACTTTGCGGTGTACACGGCCATGGTGGAGCCCCACGGCAGAATCATGGGACTGGACCTTCCTGATGGAGGTCACCTGACACACGGCTTCATgacggagaagaagaagatctcAGCCACGTCCATCTTCTTTGAGTCAATGCCATACAAG GTGAATCCAGAAACTGGCTACATTGACTATGACAGACTTCAAGAAAATGCAAAGCTGTTCCATCCCAGACTCATCATTgcgg GAACAAGCTGCTACTCCCGTAACCTTGACTACCCTCGTATGAGGCAGATCGCTAACGAGAACAGTGCCTATCTGATGGCAGACATGGCTCACATCAGTGGCTTGGTGGCGGCCGGTGTGGTGCCCTCTCCCTTTGAGCACTGTGACATTGTTTCCACCACGACGCACAAGACGCTGCGCGGCTGCCGTGCTGGACTTATCTTCTACAGGAAAG GTGTGCGGAGCGTCGATGCTAAAGGCAAAGAGACTCTGTACAACTTGGAGTCTTTGATTAATCAGGCTGTGTTTCCTGGGCTGCAGGGAGGACCACACAACCACGCTATTGCAG GTGTAGCTGTCGCTCTCAAACAAGCCATGACTCCTGAGTTTAAGGCCTACCAGCAGCAGGTTCTTGATAACTGCAAAGTTCTGTCCAGTGCCCTGATTGACCACGGCTACAAGATCGTCACTG GCGGTTCTGACACCCATCTGATCCTGCTGGACCTGCGCAGCAAAGGAACTGATGGAGGACGAGCGGAGAAGGTTCTGGAAGCCTGTGCCATCGCCTGTAATAAGAACACCTGTCCAG GGGATAAAAGTGCTTTACGCCCCAGTGGTCTAAGGTTTGGCTCTCCAGCTCTGACCTCCAGAGGCCTGGTGCAGGATGACTTCAGAAAAGTGGCTGAGTTCATTCACAGAG CTATTCAGTTGACCTTGGAGTTGCAAAGCAGCCTGGAACCCAAGGCCACTCTGAAGGAGTTTGTTCAGGCTCTGTCCAAGGACGAGAAGTTCCAGCAACGGGTGGCGGAGATCCGGGCTGAGGTGGAGGCTTTTTCTGGTCAGTTCCCAATGCCTGGCCTTCCTGAGCTGTAG
- the pdap1b gene encoding pdgfa associated protein 1b yields MPKGGKKGGHKGRMRTYTSPDEIDAQMKAEKERKRLEQEEGGEGAAQDDKTEEKLPGSGSEDSDDEDSQRRRAGVEGLIEIENPNRLSQKTKKVTQIELDEPKQLSRREREEIEKQKAKEHYMKLHMAGKTDQAKADLARLAIIRKQREDAAKKKDEGKKAKEAAAAAARGVNSLSLK; encoded by the exons ATGCCGAAGGGAG GAAAGAAGGGTGGACATAAAGGTCGCATGCGGACTTACACGAGCCCAGATGAAATCGATGCTCAGATGAAAGCagaaaaggagaggaaaagg CTAGAGCAAGAAGAAGGGGGGGAGGGTGCAGCACAGGATGACAAGACAGAGGAGAAGTTACCAGGCTCAGGATCAGAggacagtgatgatgaagatagCCAG aggaggagagcaggagtGGAAGGATTGATAGAAATTGAGAACCCCAACAGACTGAGTCAAAAGACCAAGAAAGTCACACAGATTGAGCTGGATGAGCCCAAGCAGTTATCAAGGAGagagag AGAAGAGATTGAGAAGCAGAAAGCGAAGGAGCACTACATGAAGTTGCACATGGCAGGGAAGACGGACCAGGCCAAAGCTGACCTCGCTCGCTTGGCTATTAtcaggaaacagagagaggatgcggcaaaaaagaaagatgagggaaaaaaag CAAAAgaagcagcggcggcagcagctcGAGGAGTAAACTCCCTCTCACTGAAATGA
- the bud31 gene encoding protein BUD31 homolog, with the protein MPKVKRSRKPPPDGWELIEPTLDELDQKMREAETEPHEGKRKVEALWPIFRLHHQRSRYIYDLFYKRKAISRELYEYCIKEGYADKNLIAKWKKQGYENLCCLRCIQTRDTNFGTNCICRVPKSKLEVGRIIECTHCGCRGCSG; encoded by the exons ATGCCCAAAGTAAAGAGAAGTCGGAAGCCTCCTCCAGACGGCTGGGAGCTCATTGAGCCCACATTGGACGAACTGGATCaaaaaatgagagaag CTGAAACTGAACCTCATGAAGGAAAGCGAAAGGTGGAGGCCCTTTGGCCAATTTTTAGGCTGCACCATCAGCGGAGTCGATACATTTATGATCTCTTCTACAAAAGGAAAGCCATCAGTAGAG AGCTATACGAGTACTGTATAAAGGAAGGCTACGCTGACAAGAACCTGATTGCCAAGTGGAAGAAACAAGGCTATGAGAACCTGTGCTGCCTGCGTTGCATTCAAACAAGAGACACCAACTTTGGAACCAACTGCATTTGCAGAGTCCCCAAGAGCAAGCTGGAAGTT GGAAGGATCATTGAATGTACCCACTGTGGATGCAGAGGTTGTTCTGGCTAG